From a single Cydia amplana chromosome 10, ilCydAmpl1.1, whole genome shotgun sequence genomic region:
- the LOC134651862 gene encoding cell division cycle protein 20 homolog, which produces MAQFNYLNELNSLATTMDGPITRGPPQRWAKKSNNENINPSLSASFKNSSNVNISSCNQSMQKLSISANQSVNSAHSGKTPTRSENKKGKKTPSKNKSPGRSTTPTPNKASKTPNKADRFIPSRSNSNYDLCHYMMSRDDDKGEEVAQKVAGEAIGRALTDMEPGRLLQYTCKAPAAPEGYQNRLRVVYSQAKVPSSVKNTTRYIPQAPDRILDAPEILDDYYLNLVDWSASNILAVALGSAVYLWNAGTGQIEQLMALEASETVCSVQWVQGGGSHLAVGSSAATVELWDCEKIKRLRIMDGHTGRVGSLAWNTYVVSSGSRDGTIIHHDVRQRDHAVATLSAHTQEICGLKWSPDGRYLASGGNDNLLNIWPIAHGQRYSQTQYLYSFNQHLAAVKGLAWCPWAGGVLASGGGTADRTIRIWNVNTGANLNTVDTKSQVCSIVWSTHYKELISGHGYAQNQLVIWKYPLMSRVAELTGHMARVLHLALSPDGTTVLSASADETLRLWKCFMLDPAKKKEPTESKAAKSLLNMNSLIR; this is translated from the exons ATGGCACAGTTCAACTATCTCAATGAATTAAATAGTTTAGCTACTACTATGGACGGGCCTATAACTCGAGGGCCTCCTCAGCGATGGGCCAAGAAAAGCAATAACGAGAACATAAATCCATCACTGAGTGCTTCCTTCAAGAACTCTTCCAACGTAAATATAAGTTCGTGTAATCAGTCTATGCAGAAGTTGTCGATATCGGCCAATCAAAGCGTTAATAGCGCGCATTCCGGCAAGACCCCGACCCGGTCTGAAAATAAGAAAGGAAAGAAGACTCCTTCAAAAAATAAGTCGCCAG GGCGGTCCACCACTCCAACTCCAAATAAGGCGTCTAAAACACCAAACAAGGCGGACAGATTCATCCCGTCAAGAAGTAACTCCAATTATGACTTGTGCCATTATATG ATGAGCCGTGATGATGACAAAGGTGAAGAGGTGGCCCAGAAAGTGGCCGGCGAGGCCATAGGACGGGCCCTCACTGACATGGAGCCCGGGCGCCTGCTGCAGTACACTTGCAAGGCACCGGCGGCGCCCGAGGGCTACCAGAACAGACTGCGGGTGGTCTACTCACAG GCCAAGGTACCGTCATCGGTGAAAAACACTACGAGGTACATTCCCCAAGCCCCGGACAGGATTCTGGATGCTCCTGAAATTCTCGACGACTACT ATCTAAACCTGGTGGACTGGAGCGCGTCCAATATCCTGGCCGTGGCGCTCGGCAGCGCCGTGTACCTGTGGAACGCCGGCACCGGGCAGATCGAGCAGCTCATGGCGCTGGAGGCTTCTGAGACG gtgtgCTCCGTACAATGGGTGCAAGGCGGGGGCTCGCATCTAGCCGTGGGATCGTCCGCGGCCACCGTCGAGCTGTGGGACTGCGAGAAAATCAAACGACTCAGG ATAATGGACGGACACACAGGCCGGGTCGGGTCGCTCGCTTGGAATACATACGTGGTGTCGAGCGGGTCCCGCGACGGAACCATCATACACCACGACGTGCGGCAGCGCGACCATGCTGTCGCCACGCTGTCAGCGCACACACAAGAG atttgCGGCCTCAAATGGTCACCGGACGGTCGCTACCTGGCGTCGGGCGGCAACGACAACCTGCTCAACATATGGCCCATCGCCCATGGCCAGCGGTACTCGCAGACACAGTACCTGTACTCGTTCAA CCAACACCTAGCGGCCGTGAAGGGTCTCGCTTGGTGCCCTTGGGCGGGCGGCGTGCTGGCGTCGGGCGGCGGCACGGCCGACCGCACCATCCGCATCTGGAACGTCAACACCGGCGCCAACCTCAACACCGTCGACACCAAGT CGCAGGTGTGCTCGATCGTCTGGAGCACGCACTACAAGGAGCTGATCTCCGGGCACGGCTACGCGCAGAACCAGCTGGTCATCTGGAAGTACCCGCTCATGTCGCGCGTGGCCGAGCTGACCGGCCACATGGCCCGGGTGCTACACCTGGCGCTGTCTCCGGACGGTACTACTGTGCTGTCTGCTAGCGCTGACGAGACCCTGCG TCTATGGAAGTGCTTCATGCTAGACCCGGCGAAGAAAAAGGAACCCACAGAATCGAAGGCAGCCAAGTCATTGCTGAACATGAACTCTTTAATCAGATAA